One Myxocyprinus asiaticus isolate MX2 ecotype Aquarium Trade chromosome 20, UBuf_Myxa_2, whole genome shotgun sequence genomic region harbors:
- the LOC127411183 gene encoding protein FAM184A-like isoform X4, whose translation MATGTGWQQPYNGAPGNNPLAAAASGSATSPSNTSSHLLYDSALTMEYSQDLHLKMSKKIAQLTKVIYALNTKNDEHEDAIQSLKEAHDEEVQHILTETWEKILHYKSKIGDKADLKRRLQSLEESVELHEHMKRQALAEFEMYRQRMEDTQLCTEAQHTQRVVSMSREVEDMRHEFEEKLRSFSQVQAQFEQEKRRALEELKSAHRLEVQELLESQQNQSASSSLEQEKLAELHRTELESLMERVEELTQDKVRLVEEYEAKLSKAQGFYERELEAMRRTQQLTTENLLAWKRTEVDLRKEFQLQEAALQRTLCKLRADLHRAQEEARESRDKTNRLQASLNNAEVSIKELHKQLEEAIQDGEIWVMQLKDTEYELEGSRDRVQHQANEILHKASQIGSLQATQMSHEATIRDLGSEQNRLKEKILQLEEERERLQKQIQTLEEQQHQKILNLEKSLREEKQNYEMELVRVRAKYEGEMACLKESQTEALEELKEKHRVQQESAHNSAEREKNQLLNEMRQQFEIRRLSLEEQRNHLQQQLETIREELTTKLNMANQEVAHLKDLVKESEENLDNAESHISCLKESQEKLLMELDATRARVRETSNLLTDVQEEIETQKQQHEARVISIKTEEKQKMDKITEELDLKWTDALRAELKGLREELMAEYQEEKQEALTQLSQQRDLEMMAARESWQRKVEDLLEQISLLKQSLELQMSQSKSALQQLQAQFSQEREHLAQQLQELALEHQHRECRLQDAHCCALQDMEDAQQMEIRELEDRLKQEQREELQALREAHRQTLEILQQQSDQELQTLRFELEDEGKAMLASLRSELNHLHATAIEHLRQLHLKENKAAKRELDNTVERCKQHEHDLLKRLSDLQQEVNCRKNRIADLDHEIHSLNETISTLTKELELKGKEVLRVRSEANLQIRSREQDLSKRLEKEIEELNASHNRETQIMLSDFNKAQELLKDKISALQILLEGTEEKFRNRESRPEDLQVIADLREMVSERETLVKKLVVLSV comes from the exons ATGGCGACGGGGACAGGTTGGCAGCAGCCGTACAACGGTGCTCCGGGCAACAATCCCCTTGCAGCCGCTGCCTCTGGATCAGCGACCAGTCCATCCAACACATCCAGTCATTTACTGTACGATTCTGCCCTGACCATGGAATACAGTCAAGATCTGCACCTGAAGATGAGTAAAAAAATAGCACAACTCACTAAG GTCATTTATGCTCTCAACACAAAAAATGACGAACATGAAGACGCCATCCAGTCTCTAAAAGAGGCCCACGATGAGGAGGTGCAGCACATCTTGACAGAGACATGGGAGAAGATCCTCCACTACAAAAGCAAGATCGGCGACAAGGCCGACCTGAAACGGCGCCTGCAGTCCCTGGAGGAGTCCGTGGAGCTGCACGAACACATGAAACGTCAAGCGCTGGCCGAGTTCGAGATGTACCGCCAGCGCATGGAAGACACGCAGTTGTGCACGGAGGCCCAGCACACTCAACGCGTGGTCTCCATGTCCCGAGAAGTGGAGGATATGCGGCATGAGTTTGAAGAGAAGCTACGTTCCTTTAGCCAGGTTCAGGCCCAGTTTGAGCAGGAGAAACGACGGGCGCTGGAGGAGCTGAAATCGGCCCATCGCCTGGAAGTGCAGGAGCTGCTGGAGAGCCAGCAGAACCAGAGTGCGTCTTCCAGCCTGGAGCAGGAGAAGCTAGCTGAGCTCCATCGTACAGAGCTGGAATCGCTCATGGAGCGGGTTGAGGAGTTGACACAGGACAAGGTCAGGCTGGTTGAGGAATATGAGGCGAAGTTGAGCAAAGCTCAAGGTTTCTATGAACGTGAGTTGGAAGCCATGAGGCGTACACAACAGCTCACCACAGAGAACTTGCTGGCCTGGAAGAGGACAGAGGTGGACCTAAGGAAGGAGTTTCAGCTGCAGGAAGCGGCACTTCAGAGGACATTGTGTAAACTCCGTGCTGATTTACACAGAGCTCAGGAGGAAGCGCGAGAGAGCAGGGACAAGACCAACAGACTGCAGGCATCTCTCAACAACGCAGAGGTCAGCATCAAG GAGTTACATAAGCAGCTGGAAGAGGCCATTCAGGATGGAGAGATCTGGGTGATGCAGCTTAAGGATACAGAGTATGAGCTGGAGGGAAGCAGAGATCGAGTTCAGCATCAGGCAAATGAAATCCTTCACAAAGCCA GTCAGATAGGCTCACTTCAAGCAACCCAAATGAGCCATGAGGCCACCATCAGGGACTTGGGCTCTGAGCAGAACCGACTAAAGGAGAAGATCCTACAGttagaggaagaaagagagagacttcaGAAACAGATTCAAACACTGGAAGAACAGCAGCACCAGAAAATCCTCAACCTGGAGAAG TCGCTTCGTGAGGAAAAACAGAACTACGAGATGGAGCTGGTGCGGGTCAGAGCCAAATACGAGGGGGAAATGGCTTGCCTGAAAGAAAGCCAGACAGAGGCCTTAGAGGAACTTAAGGAGAAACACAGAGTCCAACAAGAGAGCGCACATAATTccgcagagagagagaagaaccaGTTACTTAAT GAGATGAGACAGCAGTTTGAGATACGCCGTCTGTCATTGGAAGAACAGAGAAACCACCTGCAACAGCAATTGGAGACTATACGAGAGGAACTGACTACCAAGCTCAATATGGCCAACCAAGAG GTGGCTCATTTGAAGGATCTGGTGAAGGAGAGTGAAGAAAATCTGGATAACGCTGAGAGCCATATCTCCTGTCTTAAAGAGAGCCAGGAAAAGCTTCTCATGGAGTTGGATGCAACCAGGGCTAGAGTGAGAGAGACAAGCAACCTGCTCACAGATGTACAA GAGGAGATAGAGACCCAGAAACAGCAGCACGAAGCCAGGGTCATCTCCATCAAAACGGAGGAGAAACAGAAAATGGACAAAATCACAGAGGAGCTGGACCTCAAGTGGACAGATGCTCTAAG AGCTGAGCTGAAAGGTTTGCGGGAAGAGCTGATGGCCGAGTATCAGGAAGAGAAGCAGGAAGCCTTGACGCAACTTTCCCAGCAGAGAGACCTTGAGATGATGGCAGCCAGAGAAAGCTGGCAGAGAAAGGTCGAGGACCTCCTGGAACAG ATTTCTCTGTTGAAGCAGAGCCTGGAGCTGCAGATGTCGCAGTCGAAAAGCGCGCTGCAGCAGTTGCAGGCGCAGTTTAGTCAGGAGCGCGAGCACCTGGCGCAGCAGCTGCAGGAACTGGCGCTGGAGCATCAGCACAGAGAGTGCCGCCTGCAGGATGCCCACTGCTGTGCCTTGCAGGATATGGAAGACGCACAACAGATGGAGATTAGG gagCTTGAGGATCGTCTAAAACAGGAACAGAGAGAGGAGTTACAAGCTTTGCGAGAAGCTCACAGACAGACCCTGGAAATCCTGCAGCAGCAGTCGGACCAGGAGCTGCAGACGCTGCGCTTTGAACTGGAGGATGAAGGCAAAGCCATGCTGG CTTCCCTGCGCTCTGAGCTCAATCATCTTCACGCCACTGCCATAGAACACCTGAGACAACTCCACTTGAAGGAGAACAAAGCTGCCAAACGAGAGCTGGACAACACTGTTGAGCGCTGCAAACAACAC GAACATGACCTCCTAAAACGTTTATCGGATCTGCAGCAGGAAGTGAACTGCAGGAAGAACCGGATCGCTGATCTGGACCATGAAATCCACTCTCTCAATGAGACCATCAGCACTCTGACAAAGGAGCTGGAACTTAAAGGGAAGGAAGTTCTGCGTGTCCGTAGTGAAGCCAACCTGCAGATCAG GTCTCGTGAACAGGATCTCTCAAAACGATTGGAGAAGGAGATTGAAGAACTGAATGCATCTCATAACAGAGAGACCCAGAtcatgttgtcagattttaataaagctcaGGAGCTGCTAAAAGACAAGATCTCTGCTCTGCAGATTCT GTTGGAAGGAACAGAAGAAAAGTTCCGAAATAGAGAAAGCAGACCAGAGGACCTGCAGGTGATCGCTGATCTCAGAGAAATGGTATCTGAGAGAGAGACCCTGGTCAAGAAGCTAGTG GTCCTTTCGGTCTGA